The following coding sequences are from one Frigoribacterium sp. Leaf415 window:
- a CDS encoding NUDIX domain-containing protein: MNSRGSRSPDGRGRTGLDVTGRDLIRNPDVVVRDVEVTSDGWHVLRRTTFDVRGRDGRWSTQQRETYDRGNGATILLFDPRRGTVLLTRQFRFPAYVNDHPDGMLIETAAGLLDEDDPETAIRREAQEETGVEVGDLIHVFDAYMSPGSVTERVHFYAAPYSAADRTGDGGGVEEEGEDIEVLELPVGDALEMIADGRIVDGKTIMLLQWAALNPGRLALPS, from the coding sequence ATGAACTCTCGTGGCTCCCGTTCACCCGACGGTCGCGGACGGACGGGTCTCGACGTGACCGGCCGCGATCTGATCCGCAACCCCGACGTCGTGGTCCGCGACGTCGAGGTGACCTCGGACGGCTGGCACGTGCTCCGCCGCACCACCTTCGACGTGAGGGGTCGCGACGGGCGGTGGTCCACCCAGCAGCGTGAGACGTACGACCGCGGCAACGGGGCGACGATCCTCCTGTTCGACCCGCGTCGGGGCACGGTCCTCCTCACCCGGCAGTTCCGGTTCCCCGCCTACGTGAACGACCATCCCGACGGCATGCTGATCGAGACCGCCGCGGGCCTGCTCGACGAGGACGACCCCGAGACCGCGATCCGCCGCGAGGCGCAAGAGGAGACGGGCGTCGAGGTCGGCGACCTGATCCACGTCTTCGACGCCTACATGAGCCCGGGCTCGGTCACGGAGCGGGTGCACTTCTACGCCGCCCCGTACTCCGCGGCCGATCGGACCGGCGACGGCGGTGGCGTCGAGGAGGAAGGGGAGGACATCGAGGTCCTCGAGCTGCCGGTCGGGGACGCTCTCGAGATGATCGCCGACGGGCGGATCGTGGACGGCAAGACGATCATGCTGCTCCAGTGGGCCGCCCTGAACCCGGGCCGACTCGCCCTCCC